TCAAAAAAGTACGCAAACGGCAAGCCCCAGCCCGTCTCTGGATACGCCTTGGGTTCCTTAATGGACATGGTAGAATCTCCAATCAGGTGCACTGTCATGTGCTTTTGATGGCTTGAATAAAAAGACATAAAACCTACGCTGAAAATGGAAAGGGCAATTAGGGAAAGCTTGAGTTTCATTTGCAAAAATGATTAGGGCCTTATTAGGAAAGTGCTGCCATTAGGCCGTTGATGGACACGTTTTTCAAGCAGATGTTTTGCTCGTTCTGAAATTTCTTTTCTAGGTCATGGGTGCTCTGTTAAGAGCGAAAGTGACATTATCTGAACTCCTCTATGTGAGGTCGTATCCTGATTCCTTTTCCACCGTTTTCTTGCCACGGCTTTCCATGCTTCCATAGGGTGCCCCCTTCTCAGTTTTATCAATCATCGTTTTTGGGTTATTTTCCAGAAACCAGCCAAAAAACGGAAAAAGGCCTTTCTACCACTCCTTACTTGCCAGCATGGGTTGGCCTCTCTTGCATAGCTGCAGGGCCAGTCCCCACGGGTCTCTAAGCATAACCAAATGAGAGCCGTCCTCCAGGTACTGCACCGCGTGCAGAGTGGCCCCGGCAGCGCACAACCGGTCCTGGTCCTCTGTAGGATTTTCTGACACAAAAGCCAGATGCACCAGCAAGGGATTCATGGTTCTATAAGCAGGCACCTGGTCGGTGGGGTTCAGGTAGATCTCTACCATGATGCGGCCGCTGTCATCTGCCAGAAAAGTAGTAAACGGAGCCTGGGGCATTTGCCGCATGATACGCATGCCCAGGTGCCCTGCGTACCAGGCAGCCATGGCCACCGGGTCTTCTACGTTTAAGGCAAAATGTTCTAATTTCATAAGAATGGGATTAACTTCTGCGCTGGCGGCAAGTCCTTCACCTGGCGCATAGCCTTATATGTTCTACAAAGAAGAGGCACCATTTGGAGATACGCGCAATCGATTGCATCTTACGGTATAAAAAAAAGGCATTTGACTTTGCCCGTTTTCTTTGTTCACTCTGTAACTTCTACAGTTAAATATCCTCATATTTCTGATAGTGAGCAAGTGGAATAAAGCATTACCGGCTAGTTTCTCAAAAGAATTTGAAGCCGCCGTTTTACCTTACTTGTTACATCATCGTATGAAAAACTCCTTCCTTGGACTTTGCTTGCTGTTTACGGCTACCACGGCGCAGGCGCAGATGACATCGGGGCTTACCGGCAAAGTAGACACTACCTTCTCCAACGCCAGCGCCTACCGGCAAGCTGTCAAGAAATACCCTACCATTGAGCTGGTCCAAGAGGCTAAGCTTCCAACAGTCAAAGAAAAGCGGAACATTCCCTACTGTAAGCTAGGCTCCCGAGTTTTGGCCCTGGATGCTTTTTACCCGAAGAAAAATTCCATTGCAAAATTGCCGGCCATTCTCATCATACATGGCGGCGGGTGGCGAAGCGGCAACCGACAACAACATATCCCATTGGCACAGCGGCTGGCAGGATTGGGGTACGCCACCTTCACCGTTGAGTACCGCCTTTCTACCGAGGCCCTGTATCCGGCCGCGGTACATGACCTGAAAGCGGCGGTTAGGTTCATAAAAGCCCATGCTAAGAAATTCAACCTGGACACGACCAAAGTGACGGCGCTGGGATTTTCAGCGGGCGGAGAATTGGCGGCGTTCATGGGCGTCACCAATCAAAACCCGGCGTTTGAGGGAGAAAGCTGCCAGGGCAAAACCGGTAGTCAGGTGCAGGCAGTAATAGACCTGGACGGGACGCTTTCTTTTGTGCACCCAGAATCTGGGGAAGGCAATGACAGCAAAAACATATCGGCGGCCACGTATTGGTTTGGCTATCCTAAAAAGGAAAACCTGGCGCTTTGGCAGGAAGCCTCCCCCCTCACCCACGTGGGCAAGCATACGCCCCCCTTTCTGTTCATCAACAGCTCCGTTGACAGAATGCACGCCGGTAGAGATGATTTCAGGAAGGTGTTGTACCAACATTCCATCTACTCAGAAGTGCACTCCTTCCCCGATTCGCCGCATACTTTTCCCTTGTTCAATCCGTGGTTTGAGCCAACCGTCCAGTTCATAGATGACTTTTTGAAGAAGGTTTTCGCGGAGGAGTAAGCGCAAAAAGAGCCGTCGTTTCTGGCCTATTTCTCCGGAAACAGGCTAAAAACGACGGCTCTTCTTGTTTAAGTTTTACTACTGTTGCTTTGGCAAGGTCTTCATTCCCTGAAAAACCAGCCTGGCCACCTCCTGGGCACCGGCCGGCAAAAAGTGGGTGTTGTCATTCTGGCCTTCGGGGTAGTTCTTGTATTGACCAGCCGGAAAGTTCATGAAGTAATTATTAGTTACATAGTCTTGCCCTTTGGCTGAAAATGAATCTATGGACAACTGTTGCAGGTCAATTACAAGTACGTTCAGTTCTTTGGCCACGTCTTTTACAGCCTGCGGGTACTTGCCGTGCACGTTGCCTATCTTGCCGTCCTTCCAAGGGTAGTTTCTGGTTACGGGCGTCAGGAGGATTGGCAAAGCGCCTTTCTCCCGGGCCTGGTTCACATACAGACGCAGGTATTCCTTGTACCCTTGAATGTTCACGTAGCGCTCGGGCTTGTTTTCCGCCGCATCATTGTGCCCGAACTGGATCATCACCACATCGCCTTTCTTCAATTCCTTGGTTACCTTGGCCCAGCGGCCTTCCTCAAAAAAGGTGCGGGTGCTCCTTCCTCCTCGTGCTTTGTCTAGCACCTGCACGCTGTCTGCCTTGAACAAATGCTTGAGCTGAGCCAAACTATCCTTGCGCATGAACGGCTGAAACACCTGTCCCCAACCCATGATAGGATAGCGCTTGTTCAGGTAGTCTTCGCCGTCATAGTCAGAGTAATCCGCCATGGTAGAATCACCAATCAAGTAAATGCGCACAATTTTCTTTTTAACGGGCGTAAAGGCTACGGTGCCCACCAAAAGCACGAATAACAAAGGCATTATTTTCTTTAGCATACCAAGGAGAATGAAGCACCAGATTTTTATGAAAAAGAAAGGCGGTGCCACCTTTCCTCCTTCCCCAATTTTACTGCACCGTCACAGCAGTTTTGCCCAGGTCTTTCCCTTTAGAGATTTGAGCGGCGGCGTTTGTAAAATCTTTGCCGTTCAGCTGCACATTCTGAGTAAGGGAACCCAGCACTTTTACCACCGGGTCTTTGGTCTCATTGTAAGTGAGGCCCTCTACTTTCACGTTTTTACTGTTGTAGATGGTGAGGGCAGGGCCTTTTTCGGTGATCACTTTCACGTTCTTAAGCGTAATGCCCGTGGCGTCTACCGCCGAGATGCCGCGCGTGGCCTTCAGGAAGGAGTTTTCAATGTTCACATTCTGCAGGTTCATTTCAGGGAGGCCCTGCAGCGCCACGGCCTCAGCGGCACCAGAAACGGTGATGTTGCGCATCCAGATGTTCTTGAATGACGGGGTCTCCTCAGTCACGGGCACCAGCTTCTCTACGCGGGTCTCATCACTGGCGCGCTGGTCTTCTTCCAGCACCGGGCTGTTGCCGCCGTAAAACAGGTTAAAACTGATGGCCTGCGTGGGGATGTTGATCATGTCAATGTTGGAAATCCAGATGTTCTCCACCACGCCGCCCCTTCCACGCGTACTCTTGAAACGCAGGCCAATGTCTGTGCCCATGAACGTGCAGTTAGACACGTGTATGTTGCGCACGCCGCTGCTCATCTCGCTGCCTACCACAAAGCCGCCGTGGCCGTGGTAGACTACGTTGTTTTTCACTACCACATTCTCAGTAGGTATGCCTCTTTCGCGGCCATCCTTGTCTTTACCAGATTTAAAGCAGATGGCGTCATCTCCTACGTCAAAGGTGTTGTTGTACACCAGCGCGTTTTTGCAGGATTCTAAATCCAGGCCGTCGCCGTTCTGGGAGTACCAGGGGTTGCGCACGTTCAGGTTACGGATGATGATGTCCTGGCACATAAGCGGATGCAGGTTCCAGGCCGGTGAGTTCTGGAACGTAGGTCCGTCCAATAACACGGTCTTGCAATTCACCAGGCTCAGCATCACCGGACGCAGGTAGTCTTTGATGGCCTCAAACTCAGCACGGGTTTTCAGATCAGGCACGTTGAAGTTGCTGCCCTGGGTATCCCCTTTCAAAGCATTTTCTGAAGGGTACCACATGTCGCCTTTGGCGTTGAGCACGCCGGTTTTGTTGAGTTCTTTCCATTGGGCGCCGGTCATTTTGCTTTTCTTGACAGGGCGCCAGGCATCACCGTTTCCGTCAAAGGTGCCGGTGCCGGTAATGGCAATGTTGGTCAGGTTTCTGCCCGAGATAGGCGACTGAGTACGATAGGTGTTCAGGCCTTCAAAACTGGTCTCTACCAAGGGATAATCGTTGAAATCACGGCTGAAGATGACCATGGAACCGGCCTCGGCGTGCAGGTTGATGTTGCTCTGGAGCACAATGGGACCCGTCATCCACAACCCACGCGGAATCACCACGGTACCGCCGCCTTTGGCCGCCACGTCATTGATGGCCTGCTCAAAGGCCTTGGTGTTTTTGGTAATGCCGTCTCCAACTGCGCCGTATTTGGTGATGCTCACGCTATACTCCGGGAATTTGGTTTCCTTCACGCGTGGCATGTTGAACTCCAGGTTCTCATACATCTGGTCTACAGACGTGATGCCTTGCCCGTAGCCAGAGGTGGCAGTTGTCTGCGTGGCCGCGCCCGCCGAAGTGGCCATAGAAGCAGACTGCCGCTGACAAGAAAACTGGAATACTCCCGCCACCGTCATTGCCAACAGCAGATTAGATTTAAGCGAATTCTTCATATGGGTACTTTTCAAAAGTGTCTTCAAAAATGATATTCTCTGACTTCCGTTTTTAGCCTGGTTCCTGAAAAATAGGCTAAAAACGAACGTCTTATTTAGTTATTCTGAACCAGTCATAATCGGCGTAGCCAGAATCATTGGTTTTATCTTGCCGCGTGGCAAAGAGGCCTACCTTGGCGCCTATCCAACGACCAGGCACTGCCGTGAATGGCTCTCCCGCCTGCTTGAAATTTTGCCCGTCCTGGCTATAGCTGAACTGGCATTGCGCGCCTTTGCTCACGGTCACCTGCAGGTACACTTCATTGCCGGTTAGCTTGCCTAAGTTCTGCTCTTTTTCTGGGATTCCCTTGTCAGCTTTCTGGGCGGTGTTATAGGTCATGTAAAGGCCATCTTGCTTGCTTACTATGGACAGGTGCGCGTAGTCTGCTCCCATCACCACCAGGCCCGTCCGTTCGTTCTGCAACTTTACGTTGGGGGTGAATTTGATTTTGGTGGTCACGGTAAATGCTTCTCCCGGAAACTTCTGTAACAACAGATTAGGCACGTCCCAGAGGTTCTTGCCCCCTTCTGGCATCTGGTCGGTGAAGAGGCGCAGGTAGCCTTTGTTGGTAGCGAACGCCCAGGTAGATTTAGGGTTGGCGTGCCACTGCCATTGCAAACCCAGTTGGTGGCCGTTAAACTCATCAGACTCGGCAGGCGTCAGGACAGGGTGATTTTTGCCGACGTTCGGTTTTTGGTAGGTAAGCACCGGCTGGCCCTTGCCGTCGCCGTCTGGGTCTTCCCCAATCACCGGCCAGTCCTTCACCCACTTCATGGGTTGCAGGTGCATGACGCGGCCATAGGCTTCTTTGTCCTGAAAGTGCAGGAACCAGTCCTCGCCAGATTTGGTGTCTACCCACGCGCCTTGGTGCGGTCCGTTAATGGGTGTCTGGCCCTGGTCCATCACAATCTTCTCTTCATAGGGGCCATAGATGTTCTTAGACCTTAGCACCAACTGCCAGCCCGTGGCCACCCCGCCCGCCGGCGCGAAGATGTAGTAATAGCCGTTGCGCTTATAGAACTTAGGCCCTTCCACGGTTGGGTGATTGTCATGTCCGTCAAAAACCATCATGCCCTCATCCAGCACCTTGGTGCCTTCTGGGTTCATGCGGTTGAGGGTAAGCATACTTTTGATGCCCGCTCTACTGCCTGCCCAACCATGCACCAGGTAGGCTTGGCCGTCCTC
The nucleotide sequence above comes from Nibribacter ruber. Encoded proteins:
- a CDS encoding VOC family protein; amino-acid sequence: MKLEHFALNVEDPVAMAAWYAGHLGMRIMRQMPQAPFTTFLADDSGRIMVEIYLNPTDQVPAYRTMNPLLVHLAFVSENPTEDQDRLCAAGATLHAVQYLEDGSHLVMLRDPWGLALQLCKRGQPMLASKEW
- a CDS encoding alpha/beta hydrolase is translated as MKNSFLGLCLLFTATTAQAQMTSGLTGKVDTTFSNASAYRQAVKKYPTIELVQEAKLPTVKEKRNIPYCKLGSRVLALDAFYPKKNSIAKLPAILIIHGGGWRSGNRQQHIPLAQRLAGLGYATFTVEYRLSTEALYPAAVHDLKAAVRFIKAHAKKFNLDTTKVTALGFSAGGELAAFMGVTNQNPAFEGESCQGKTGSQVQAVIDLDGTLSFVHPESGEGNDSKNISAATYWFGYPKKENLALWQEASPLTHVGKHTPPFLFINSSVDRMHAGRDDFRKVLYQHSIYSEVHSFPDSPHTFPLFNPWFEPTVQFIDDFLKKVFAEE
- a CDS encoding rhamnogalacturonan acetylesterase, which encodes MPLLFVLLVGTVAFTPVKKKIVRIYLIGDSTMADYSDYDGEDYLNKRYPIMGWGQVFQPFMRKDSLAQLKHLFKADSVQVLDKARGGRSTRTFFEEGRWAKVTKELKKGDVVMIQFGHNDAAENKPERYVNIQGYKEYLRLYVNQAREKGALPILLTPVTRNYPWKDGKIGNVHGKYPQAVKDVAKELNVLVIDLQQLSIDSFSAKGQDYVTNNYFMNFPAGQYKNYPEGQNDNTHFLPAGAQEVARLVFQGMKTLPKQQ
- a CDS encoding glycoside hydrolase family 28 protein, whose product is MKNSLKSNLLLAMTVAGVFQFSCQRQSASMATSAGAATQTTATSGYGQGITSVDQMYENLEFNMPRVKETKFPEYSVSITKYGAVGDGITKNTKAFEQAINDVAAKGGGTVVIPRGLWMTGPIVLQSNINLHAEAGSMVIFSRDFNDYPLVETSFEGLNTYRTQSPISGRNLTNIAITGTGTFDGNGDAWRPVKKSKMTGAQWKELNKTGVLNAKGDMWYPSENALKGDTQGSNFNVPDLKTRAEFEAIKDYLRPVMLSLVNCKTVLLDGPTFQNSPAWNLHPLMCQDIIIRNLNVRNPWYSQNGDGLDLESCKNALVYNNTFDVGDDAICFKSGKDKDGRERGIPTENVVVKNNVVYHGHGGFVVGSEMSSGVRNIHVSNCTFMGTDIGLRFKSTRGRGGVVENIWISNIDMINIPTQAISFNLFYGGNSPVLEEDQRASDETRVEKLVPVTEETPSFKNIWMRNITVSGAAEAVALQGLPEMNLQNVNIENSFLKATRGISAVDATGITLKNVKVITEKGPALTIYNSKNVKVEGLTYNETKDPVVKVLGSLTQNVQLNGKDFTNAAAQISKGKDLGKTAVTVQ
- a CDS encoding glycoside hydrolase family 43 protein — encoded protein: MRSTYFPLVALLLLASCQAEKTTAPAASIAAASSTEVSKVWVSDLGNGLYQNPVLDADYSDPDVCRVGDDYYMTSSSFNAIPGLQILHSNDLVNWQIIGYAIDRLPPFEHFAKPQHGNGVWAPSIRYHKGEFYIYWGDPDFGVYMVKTKNPAGRWEEPVLVMPGKGLIDACSFWDEDGQAYLVHGWAGSRAGIKSMLTLNRMNPEGTKVLDEGMMVFDGHDNHPTVEGPKFYKRNGYYYIFAPAGGVATGWQLVLRSKNIYGPYEEKIVMDQGQTPINGPHQGAWVDTKSGEDWFLHFQDKEAYGRVMHLQPMKWVKDWPVIGEDPDGDGKGQPVLTYQKPNVGKNHPVLTPAESDEFNGHQLGLQWQWHANPKSTWAFATNKGYLRLFTDQMPEGGKNLWDVPNLLLQKFPGEAFTVTTKIKFTPNVKLQNERTGLVVMGADYAHLSIVSKQDGLYMTYNTAQKADKGIPEKEQNLGKLTGNEVYLQVTVSKGAQCQFSYSQDGQNFKQAGEPFTAVPGRWIGAKVGLFATRQDKTNDSGYADYDWFRITK